A stretch of the Paenibacillus dendritiformis genome encodes the following:
- a CDS encoding STAS domain-containing protein: MNGNKFKVTTQQAGQQATAYLQGDLDLAAAGEFRSLLEPIVNDPALDLTLDLEKLTYIDSTGIGILISVLKLRKEQQAQFRIVHVPQQIQKLFDMTGISKFLTPNA, from the coding sequence ATGAACGGCAATAAATTCAAAGTAACGACGCAGCAAGCTGGACAACAAGCGACAGCGTACTTGCAAGGGGATCTTGACCTGGCAGCCGCGGGGGAGTTCCGCAGCCTGCTGGAGCCGATAGTCAATGACCCTGCGCTGGATTTGACGCTGGACTTGGAGAAGCTTACCTATATCGACAGCACGGGAATCGGAATTCTCATCTCCGTGCTGAAGCTTCGGAAGGAGCAGCAGGCGCAGTTCCGTATCGTTCATGTGCCCCAGCAGATTCAGAAGCTGTTCGATATGACGGGGATCTCCAAGTTTCTGACACCGAATGCATAA
- the rsbW gene encoding anti-sigma B factor RsbW: MANDRERKQIKLILPAQAAYVDLARLTLYGIASRIGFSYEEIEDMKVAISEACNNAVLYAYRTAQGMVEIIFEEGPDEIGIMVKDEGGSFDADSKTIGLRGLHDKSLDEVEAGGLGFYLMQALMDDVEVMSMEGRGTVVKMRKRLLKSGELI, encoded by the coding sequence ATGGCAAATGACAGAGAGCGGAAGCAAATCAAATTAATTCTGCCTGCGCAAGCGGCTTATGTCGATCTGGCCCGTCTGACGCTGTACGGCATTGCAAGCCGCATCGGCTTCTCTTACGAGGAGATCGAGGATATGAAGGTCGCCATCTCCGAGGCCTGCAACAACGCGGTCTTATACGCTTACCGAACGGCGCAGGGGATGGTCGAAATCATCTTCGAGGAGGGGCCTGACGAGATTGGCATCATGGTCAAGGACGAGGGCGGCAGCTTCGATGCGGACAGCAAGACGATCGGGTTGCGCGGGTTGCATGACAAGAGCCTGGACGAGGTAGAAGCCGGGGGGCTCGGGTTCTACCTGATGCAGGCGCTGATGGATGATGTGGAAGTGATGAGCATGGAGGGACGAGGCACCGTTGTCAAAATGCGCAAGCGACTTTTGAAAAGTGGGGAACTGATATGA
- a CDS encoding sigma-70 family RNA polymerase sigma factor, producing MSAASRHGTAEDAVQLISAYQETQDNDIATILIQKYEPMVKMAAGKISRNRPDLYEDLMQVGNMALIRLLQQFDRSLGVPFEAYAMKSMIGHMKNFLRDKSWYIQVPRRIKEKGALVQQTIDELTVQLERSPNVEEIAERLELSVEETVEVLAGRECYHYVSLDTPLSQEESAATLGELISSDSDDYEAVERRMDLSDAMAALKAEERQVLALVFGEGLSQRAAAERLGVSQMSVSRIQRRATDKLRHILSSRYDA from the coding sequence ATGAGCGCGGCCTCCCGGCATGGAACAGCCGAAGACGCGGTTCAACTCATCAGCGCTTATCAGGAGACGCAGGACAACGATATCGCCACCATCCTCATCCAAAAGTACGAGCCCATGGTCAAGATGGCCGCCGGCAAAATTTCGCGCAACCGTCCCGATTTGTACGAAGACCTGATGCAGGTCGGCAATATGGCATTGATCCGTCTGTTGCAGCAATTTGACAGATCCCTGGGCGTGCCCTTCGAAGCTTATGCGATGAAGAGCATGATCGGCCATATGAAAAATTTCCTCCGGGACAAGTCGTGGTATATTCAAGTGCCGCGCCGAATCAAGGAGAAGGGGGCTCTCGTTCAGCAGACGATCGACGAATTGACCGTTCAGCTGGAACGTTCCCCGAACGTGGAGGAGATTGCGGAGCGGCTGGAATTATCCGTGGAGGAGACTGTCGAGGTATTGGCGGGCCGGGAATGCTATCACTATGTGTCGCTGGACACGCCATTGTCGCAGGAAGAGAGCGCCGCGACGCTGGGGGAGCTGATCAGCTCGGACAGCGACGATTACGAAGCCGTCGAGCGCCGGATGGATCTGAGCGATGCGATGGCAGCGCTTAAAGCGGAAGAGCGGCAGGTGCTTGCCCTGGTCTTCGGGGAAGGGCTGTCCCAGCGAGCGGCAGCCGAACGGCTCGGGGTATCCCAGATGAGCGTCTCGCGGATTCAACGCAGAGCCACGGACAAGCTCCGGCATATTCTCTCCTCCCGTTATGACGCATAG
- a CDS encoding YtxH domain-containing protein, which yields MIVSENNNNSNAFLKGAIFGGLLGAAAALLLAPKSGRELRSDLCDTAQKVSEKTKDIACDLGAKTADAVKSVGSKAEAVVNSMKDASQQVAAGVKDAASEAKAQLKEASADVADEVASQLNSN from the coding sequence ATGATAGTGAGTGAAAATAATAACAATTCCAACGCATTTTTGAAAGGCGCCATCTTTGGCGGACTTCTCGGAGCGGCGGCGGCCCTGCTGCTGGCACCGAAGTCGGGCCGGGAACTCCGTTCCGATTTGTGCGACACGGCGCAGAAGGTAAGCGAGAAGACGAAGGATATCGCCTGCGATCTCGGCGCGAAGACCGCCGATGCCGTCAAGTCGGTCGGCAGCAAGGCCGAGGCGGTCGTCAACAGCATGAAGGATGCGTCCCAGCAGGTAGCGGCCGGCGTGAAGGACGCCGCTTCGGAAGCGAAGGCGCAGTTGAAGGAAGCTTCCGCCGATGTGGCCGATGAGGTGGCCAGTCAATTGAACTCCAACTGA